In the Paralichthys olivaceus isolate ysfri-2021 chromosome 15, ASM2471397v2, whole genome shotgun sequence genome, one interval contains:
- the LOC109628375 gene encoding oligodendrocyte-myelin glycoprotein-like isoform X2 yields MRRYDLLRISPTAALLGLLVVSLLGSHILAVCPSMCSCSRSHREVDCSWRGLRQLPDGLQHNMRSLNLSHNRFQNLDHRLTMYTHLRILDLSHNRLSHLPAGLPRSLWQLHATSNRLQMLDKNDTVYQWNLRFLDLSNNKLERATFINNTLINLCTLNLSHNHFWTLPTNMPMHLEAIDLSHNLLVKVLPGSLDRLPRLTHFYLHANRFSTLPFGVLDKMTSLRAITLGNNPWACHLYDDITYVLSWTQHTPAHVLGCPCHTQSVCGGVLPTRTGGWHFASYNLPALAAGAEDVSSLPPGAGITEWWYLSVSAPPHTLMEQHPFTDTSISIQDHMLHTHPHLFPGTDGDSPTDSLTSSFSDTSIIDEIPIRSDMTLATDRFFTTESPFTQTKKTTTLRTRSVRRPNQSHPRGVNNSGPCSSLLPLLHNLGLLLLILHVL; encoded by the exons ATGAGAAG GTATGATCTCCTGAGGATTTCCCCTACAGCCGCCCTCCTGGGTCTACTGGTTGTGTCGTTGCTTGGGTCGCACATCCTGGccgtgtgtccctccatgtgcTCTTGCAGCCGCAGCCATAGGGAGGTCGACTGCTCCTGGAGGGGTTTAAGGCAGTTGCCCGATGGCCTGCAGCACAACATGCGCTCCCTCAACTTGTCCCACAACCGCTTCCAAAACCTAGACCATCGGCTCACCATGTACACCCATCTCCGCATCCTTGATTTGTCTCACAACCGGCTCAGCCACCTGCCCGCCGGCTTGCCTCGCTCTCTCTGGCAGCTCCACGCCACCTCCAACCGCCTCCAAATGCTGGACAAGAACGACACAGTCTATCAATGGAACCTGCGATTTCTGGACCTCTCCAACAACAAGCTGGAGCGGGCCACCTTCATCAACAACACGCTGATCAATCTGTGCACCCTAAACCTGAGTCACAACCACTTCTGGACTTTGCCCACCAACATGCCCATGCACCTGGAGGCTATTGACCTCTCGCACAACTTGCTTGTGAAGGTGTTGCCCGGCTCCCTGGACCGGCTGCCCAGATTGACTCACTTCTACCTGCACGCTAACCGCTTTTCCACACTGCCCTTTGGAGTGTTGGACAAGATGACATCACTCAGAGCCATCACTCTGGGCAACAACCCCTGGGCCTGTCACCTTTACGACGACATCACTTATGTACTGTCCTGGACTCAGCATACCCCTGCCCATGTCCTGGGCTGCCCCTGCCACACCCAGTCAGTCTGTGGAGGGGTGCTGCCTACCAGGACTGGAGGGTGGCACTTTGCCTCCTACAACCTGCCCGCATTGGCAGCGGGGGCCGAGGATGTCAGCTCCCTGCCCCCGGGGGCTGGCATTACAGAGTGGTGGTACTTGTCTGTTTCTGCTCCCCCACATACCCTGATGGAACAGCACCCATTCACAGACACATCAATAAGCATCCAGGATCACATGCTCCATACTCATCCTCATCTCTTTCCTGGCACTGACGGAGACTCACCCACTGACTCACTCACATCCTCTTTTTCTGACACGAGCATCATTGACGAAATACCCATCAGGTCTGACATGACCCTGGCCACAGACAGATTCTTTACCACAGAGAGCCCTTTCacccaaacaaaaaaaaccaccaCGCTTCGCACCAGGAGTGTGAGGAGGCCGAATCAGTCCCACCCGAGGGGTGTCAACAACAGCGGCCCCTGCTCTTCCTTGCTGCCTCTCCTTCACAACCTGGGGCTTCTGCTTCTCATTCTCCATGTGctctga
- the LOC109628375 gene encoding oligodendrocyte-myelin glycoprotein-like isoform X1 produces MRSRYDLLRISPTAALLGLLVVSLLGSHILAVCPSMCSCSRSHREVDCSWRGLRQLPDGLQHNMRSLNLSHNRFQNLDHRLTMYTHLRILDLSHNRLSHLPAGLPRSLWQLHATSNRLQMLDKNDTVYQWNLRFLDLSNNKLERATFINNTLINLCTLNLSHNHFWTLPTNMPMHLEAIDLSHNLLVKVLPGSLDRLPRLTHFYLHANRFSTLPFGVLDKMTSLRAITLGNNPWACHLYDDITYVLSWTQHTPAHVLGCPCHTQSVCGGVLPTRTGGWHFASYNLPALAAGAEDVSSLPPGAGITEWWYLSVSAPPHTLMEQHPFTDTSISIQDHMLHTHPHLFPGTDGDSPTDSLTSSFSDTSIIDEIPIRSDMTLATDRFFTTESPFTQTKKTTTLRTRSVRRPNQSHPRGVNNSGPCSSLLPLLHNLGLLLLILHVL; encoded by the exons ATGAGAAG CAGGTATGATCTCCTGAGGATTTCCCCTACAGCCGCCCTCCTGGGTCTACTGGTTGTGTCGTTGCTTGGGTCGCACATCCTGGccgtgtgtccctccatgtgcTCTTGCAGCCGCAGCCATAGGGAGGTCGACTGCTCCTGGAGGGGTTTAAGGCAGTTGCCCGATGGCCTGCAGCACAACATGCGCTCCCTCAACTTGTCCCACAACCGCTTCCAAAACCTAGACCATCGGCTCACCATGTACACCCATCTCCGCATCCTTGATTTGTCTCACAACCGGCTCAGCCACCTGCCCGCCGGCTTGCCTCGCTCTCTCTGGCAGCTCCACGCCACCTCCAACCGCCTCCAAATGCTGGACAAGAACGACACAGTCTATCAATGGAACCTGCGATTTCTGGACCTCTCCAACAACAAGCTGGAGCGGGCCACCTTCATCAACAACACGCTGATCAATCTGTGCACCCTAAACCTGAGTCACAACCACTTCTGGACTTTGCCCACCAACATGCCCATGCACCTGGAGGCTATTGACCTCTCGCACAACTTGCTTGTGAAGGTGTTGCCCGGCTCCCTGGACCGGCTGCCCAGATTGACTCACTTCTACCTGCACGCTAACCGCTTTTCCACACTGCCCTTTGGAGTGTTGGACAAGATGACATCACTCAGAGCCATCACTCTGGGCAACAACCCCTGGGCCTGTCACCTTTACGACGACATCACTTATGTACTGTCCTGGACTCAGCATACCCCTGCCCATGTCCTGGGCTGCCCCTGCCACACCCAGTCAGTCTGTGGAGGGGTGCTGCCTACCAGGACTGGAGGGTGGCACTTTGCCTCCTACAACCTGCCCGCATTGGCAGCGGGGGCCGAGGATGTCAGCTCCCTGCCCCCGGGGGCTGGCATTACAGAGTGGTGGTACTTGTCTGTTTCTGCTCCCCCACATACCCTGATGGAACAGCACCCATTCACAGACACATCAATAAGCATCCAGGATCACATGCTCCATACTCATCCTCATCTCTTTCCTGGCACTGACGGAGACTCACCCACTGACTCACTCACATCCTCTTTTTCTGACACGAGCATCATTGACGAAATACCCATCAGGTCTGACATGACCCTGGCCACAGACAGATTCTTTACCACAGAGAGCCCTTTCacccaaacaaaaaaaaccaccaCGCTTCGCACCAGGAGTGTGAGGAGGCCGAATCAGTCCCACCCGAGGGGTGTCAACAACAGCGGCCCCTGCTCTTCCTTGCTGCCTCTCCTTCACAACCTGGGGCTTCTGCTTCTCATTCTCCATGTGctctga